The genome window GTTCATTTGCACTCGAAACGCATGGCAATTCGGGTAGTCAGCCGCGCCTGGTTGCTGATTGTTTTTGTGGTCGCGCTGAGCTTCTGGGTGATGGGGGCGCGCATCTACGCCCGCGATGTGGAAATTATTGAAAGCGAAATGGTAGCAACCGCGCATTGGGTGGCCGAGAATACAGCACCAAATGCTTTAATTGCCGCCCATGATATTGGCGCGCTGGGCTACTTTTCAGGCCGTCCAATTGTCGATTTAGCTGGACTCATCTCCCCGGATGTGATTCCCTTTATTCGCGATGAGGCGCGGCTTGAAGCGTATCTCACCGAGCAAGGCGTGGATGCGCTGGTCACCTTTCCGGGTTGGTACCCCGCCCTGAGCGCTCGCGCCCCCCTCAGTTTCACGACCGACGCGCCCCTCTCCATCGAACTGAATTACGAGAATATGGCTGTTTATGAGTGGAATCACCCGTAATTTTTATTGCTTGTCTAGTACTCCTGTGCTATACTGGCGGTACTATTGAGGTGAATTGCTAGTTAGAAAAGTAGGGTTTTTTTATGGATAAGCTAAAGGTAATCATTGTTGATGACCACCCACTTTTTCGTCAGGGCGTGGTAGATACGATTTCGCTGGAAAGCGATTTTGAAATCGTAGGTGAGGCCTCTGATGGGGATGACGCTCTGGCTTTAGTGCGGGAAATACGCCCCCATGTCGTTGTATTGGATGTCAATTTGCCAGGTCAGAATGGCCTCCAGGTGACGCGCGCAATCAAAACCGGGGGTTTGCCGACGCGAGTTGTATTAGTGACCGCCTACAATGATGCTGAACAGATCATCCACGCCGTACGAAGTGGCGCATCTGCATTTTGCCCGAAGCATATTCGCCCCGAGGAACTCGTGGAAGTTGTGCGCCATGTGGCAAAAGGGAAGTATGTAATTAATGGCACTGTGCTTGGCGAGCGCGAACTTCAAAGTTGGGTCGAGCGGCACGTAGTAGATACGGTTGGCCCATATCGTGATGCTGCCGAGCCGCTGCATCCTCTTTCTAATCGCGAGATGGAAGTGCTTTCGTATGTTACCCAGGGGATGAGCAATAAAGAAATTGCCATGCTGCTCGAAATCAGCTATCAGACAGTGAAAAATCATGTTACTTCGATTTTGCGCAAACTAAACGTAGATGACCGCACTCAGGCAGCCGTTTATGCCTTGCGTCGTGGCTGGTTCCGCTTGTACGAACCCGATGAAGATATTCCCGGCCTTCTCTCCCAGGAGTAAGTTATGGTTTTTAAAGGACAATCACCAGTAACGGCAAATCCGTGGGATACGTTGCTAGACGAGTTGCAGCAAGAAGTGGACGATACCCGGCGGGCGCTTACTGATATTGATGTTAAGTTACAGCAAAGCCAGGCAGAAATGAGCCGTATGGCCGAACGCAATACACTGGTGACATCTAAATTGCAAAAAGTGCGCGGCACCGCAGATGCATTATTGCCACTTGAAGTGCGACAGGCTTATGATGAGTCGTTAGAAGCGCAACAGCGCATCTTTTTGATGCGCGGCCAGATTGAGAAATTAAATAGTGATAAGAAAAATCTGGAAAACCTGGCCCACTCACTGGGGCGGGTGACGCAGTTGTTGGCTGATGGTGTGCTTCCGCAAACAGGACCAGGGAAAGAAACCTTTAGTATGGTAGAGGCAATTATTCAGGCGCAAGAGGCCGAGCGGCAGCGTTTGTCGCGTCAAATGCATGATGGACCTGCGCAGGCGCTTTCCAATTTTATTCTACAATCTGAAATTGCTCTGCGTTTATTTGATATTGATGCGGATCGAGCACGAGATGAACTGGCTGCCTTGAAGATGGCGGCTACGTCGGCATTTCAGCAAGTGCGTAATTTTGTGTTTGAATTACGCCCAATGATGCTGGACGATTTAGGGCTGATACCTACCCTAAAACGATATGTTGAGGCGTTCAAAGAACAATCCGAAATACAGGTTTCCTTGATTGTTTCTGGCGTTGAGCGCAGGCTTGAATCGTATATTGAGGTCATTGTATTTCGTTCTGTGCAAGATCTGCTCGGATTTTCGCATCGACAAGGGCAAGCCAGCGAGATAAAAGTGTCTATTGCGCTTGGTGAAAACAATGTAAAAGTGTCGATTGAAGATAATGGCAAAGGGTGGGGAGATGATGGCGCTCTACTCAGTGGTGGCTTGTCGATCAAATCGATCAAGGATCGCGTGGAAATGCTGGGGGGATTTATGGACTTTGAAAGCACGCCGGGCCGCGGTGGCTATGTAGTTTTCCAAATTCCAGTCAGCGCATCCAACCAGGCAGTGTTTACAGAATTGTAAGGATAAGTCCAACCTATTGTATTATCCTGAATTTTTGCTTATAATCTGAGCAACTTATTTTTATTTAGTGCTGGAATCTAAATTGAAAGGAGGATTACAACCATGTTATTCGCACCGAAAGAAAAAGGCCAAGGTCTGGTAGAGTATGCGTTAATTCTTGTATTAGTAGCCGTTGTTGTGATTGTTATTCTTGCTCTGCTCGGCCCGGCGATTGGCAACGTGTTCAGCAATATCATTGCCAATATCTAGTTTTCCGAACTTGATGTACGACAAATGAAAATAAGGTCCTGCGTTGGGCAGGGCCTTATTTTGTTTTAGGACTGCCGGAGATTTGGGATTGCAGGGTAGCAATAATTTTAAATATCAGGTAGACTATATATGTAAATCTTTTGCTCCCACACATCTGGAGCGTACATTGATGATAGCATCAGTCAATAAACTTTAGCCAACGAATCGGGAGGCTATCATGCGTCGAGGACGAGTTTTCTTTTATCTGGCTGCCATCGTATTATTGGGCTTGATCGCAGCATTTGTGGTGTTTCAACGAATGTCGCAATCGGGTTCGGCTGATGTGGCAAATATGCCGGAGCCAACACCAATTATCGATTTGGTGCCAGTTGTAGTTGTCACCCAGCCCACACCTCGTGGAACCGTGTTGGATGAAACAATCTTGGGTTTGGTAGATATGCCCCGAGATATTGTTTTTGAAGGCATGTTTTCGGATATGGCCTTGGTGGTTGGCCGGCAGGCAAAGTTTGATTTGGATTCAGGCCTTCCGCTGACGGCGAGTATGCTGGTGGATACAGCCGATCAGTTGTCAGCTACGGGGTCTCTTGCTGCATTACGAATTCCTCGCGGCAAAGTAGCCATTACCATCCGGGTTGAAACCGAGGAAGATTTTATTTCCTACGCGCCGCGTCCAGGCGACCATGTGGCGGTAATTGCTACAATGCAGATGCTGGACCTTGATAGCGAATATCAGACAGCGTTGCCGAATCGTGTTGGTGCTGTTGAGGGTCCTTATATCAATCTTGAGACTGGTGAAAGCAAAATTACAATCAGGGTAGTTGGCGATGAGTCTTCTGGGGTTTTGGGGCGGACAGAATTAGACCCGATATTGAATGAACTAGTATATATTGTTCCCTCTGAGGATCAGCGTGCCCGCCTGGTTAGCCAGACTATTCTACATGATGTTGAAGTGTTACAGGTGGGTCGCTTCCAGTTGCTGGAAGAAGAACTTGCTGAAAAGGAAGCCGGTGCACAAGCTGTGCAGCAAGGTGAGGTTCCGGTTGAAGAGCCTTATGTTGCGCAGGACGGCACTGAACAACAGCAGCCTGTGATTCCAATGCCTCAGGTGATCACATTGATTGTGAATCCGCAAGATGCAGTTGCGCTGAATTATTTGCGTAATGCGGGTGCACAACTGACATTGGTGTTGCGTTCTTCGGGCGATGATAGTGTTTTTAGCACAGAAGCTGCAACGATGCAGTTTTTATTGGATGTTTATAATATTCCTGCCCCGGCAAAATTGCCTTATGCGATTGAACCTCTTGGGGAAGCGCCGCAAACCGAAGAGTTTGTTAATCCGTAGTAGCACAATCTCTAGCTGCTGATTTTCATATACTTGGAAGATCGAAATCATTCTGGAGCAATGCATGAGTGCTGAAGCCACAATTCGAGTTGTCATTGTTGATGATGTGCGCGAGACTCGTGAAAATATCCGAAAACTACTTCAATTTGAAAGTGATATTGAGGTTGTTGGAACTGCAACAACCGGACGTGAAGGTATCCAGTTAGTTAGGGATGTTACTGCTGACGTAGTTTTGATGGACATAAATATGCCAGATATGGATGGCATAACAGCTACAGAGGCTATCCGAAAAGAATTGCCTCATATACAGGTTGTAATGTTGTCGGTTCAGGGGGATCCAAATTATATGCGCCGCGCGATGTTGGCTGGGGCGCGTGATTTCTTAACGAAACCGCCAATGGTCGATGAGTTGATTTCGGCTATTCGGCGGGCGGGCGAAATGGCGCATGAAGAGTATCGCAAATCAAAAGAGCGCTATCCTGCAGATAGTAGTTCGGGGCCAGCTCGCGGCGACTATGCTCATGCCGCTACTTCGTATGGGAAGGTGATTGTTGTATATAGCCCAAAGGGTGGTGTTGGCGTAACTATGGTTGCCACGAATCTGGCTGTCACGCTGCACAATCCCGAAACCCCTGTGGTTTTGGTTGATGGTAATATGCAGTTCGGGGATGCTACAGTAGTCTTAAACGAACGTGGCAAAAACAGCGTTGTCGACTTGGCCCCTCGAGCGGATGAACTTGATGTTGATGTAGTCGAAGATGTGTTGATTACGCACCGCTCTACAGGGATGAAGATTTTGGCAGCACCACTGCGACCAGAATATGCTGAAAATGTGAATGGCGATCACTTCGCCAAGATATTGGCACAGTTGCGGCGCCAATATTCTTATGTAATTGTTGATGCGCAATCCTATCTTTCTGATGTAATTCTGAGCGCTTTTGACGCCAGTTCATTGGTTATTCTCTTGGCTACTCAGGATATTCCAGCGATTAATAATGCCCGCTTATTTTTAGATTTATCCGAGGTTGTAGGGTTGGAACGCGACCGAATTATATTTATCCTCAATAAGTACGATAAGCGCATCTCGATAACCCCGGAAGCTATCGGTGATAATTTGCGGCAACCTGTAGCACTTGCCCTCCCTCTAGATCAGCGGGTCGTGGTGCCATCCGTAAATCGGGGTGTTCCATTCATTCTAAATGACAAAAAACGTCCAATCTCTCGTTCTATTTTAGATCTTGCAGAAATGGTTCGTCTTAAGTTGGCAGAAATTGAAGCCGCCCACGACGAATAAATACGCTAGCGCTGCATTAGATATTTTTTGAAAGCGCTCTTCATTTACCAGGATTGTAACTATGTCTTTATTGCGACGAATTGAAAAAGGTCAAACAGGACAATCGGGTCAAGGGGAAGGCTCGGGTGGGCAAGGGCGTATCAAATCGCTGCAATCTCGGCGTATCGCTCCCCCCGAGGGGGATGCCCAGCGCGATGCGTACTACGACTTAAAATCTCGTGTTCAAAATCGGTTGCTATCAGAGTTAGACCCCGCCACTGATATTACCCAGGTTGCTGTGGTACGGGGGACAATTCGGGATTTATTTGAACAGGTGTTGACAGAGGAAAATATTGTTCTTTCTCGTCAGGAGAAGCATCGTCTGTTCGAACAGATTGCAGCAGAGATATTGGGCTTTGGCCCCCTTCAGATGCTCTTGGAAGATGATGAGATCACTGAAATTATGGTCAACGGCCCCAAGAATATTTATATTGAGAAGCGCGGTAAATTGACGCGCGTGCCGATGTCCTTTGAGAGCGACGAACACGTAATGCGTATCATCGAACGCATTGTTGCTCCATTGGGTCGTCGTATCGACGAATCCAGCCCCTATGTGGATGCTCGTTTGCCAGATGGAT of Chloroflexota bacterium contains these proteins:
- a CDS encoding response regulator transcription factor — translated: MDKLKVIIVDDHPLFRQGVVDTISLESDFEIVGEASDGDDALALVREIRPHVVVLDVNLPGQNGLQVTRAIKTGGLPTRVVLVTAYNDAEQIIHAVRSGASAFCPKHIRPEELVEVVRHVAKGKYVINGTVLGERELQSWVERHVVDTVGPYRDAAEPLHPLSNREMEVLSYVTQGMSNKEIAMLLEISYQTVKNHVTSILRKLNVDDRTQAAVYALRRGWFRLYEPDEDIPGLLSQE
- a CDS encoding sensor histidine kinase, which codes for MVFKGQSPVTANPWDTLLDELQQEVDDTRRALTDIDVKLQQSQAEMSRMAERNTLVTSKLQKVRGTADALLPLEVRQAYDESLEAQQRIFLMRGQIEKLNSDKKNLENLAHSLGRVTQLLADGVLPQTGPGKETFSMVEAIIQAQEAERQRLSRQMHDGPAQALSNFILQSEIALRLFDIDADRARDELAALKMAATSAFQQVRNFVFELRPMMLDDLGLIPTLKRYVEAFKEQSEIQVSLIVSGVERRLESYIEVIVFRSVQDLLGFSHRQGQASEIKVSIALGENNVKVSIEDNGKGWGDDGALLSGGLSIKSIKDRVEMLGGFMDFESTPGRGGYVVFQIPVSASNQAVFTEL
- a CDS encoding Flp family type IVb pilin, whose amino-acid sequence is MLFAPKEKGQGLVEYALILVLVAVVVIVILALLGPAIGNVFSNIIANI
- a CDS encoding response regulator, producing the protein MSAEATIRVVIVDDVRETRENIRKLLQFESDIEVVGTATTGREGIQLVRDVTADVVLMDINMPDMDGITATEAIRKELPHIQVVMLSVQGDPNYMRRAMLAGARDFLTKPPMVDELISAIRRAGEMAHEEYRKSKERYPADSSSGPARGDYAHAATSYGKVIVVYSPKGGVGVTMVATNLAVTLHNPETPVVLVDGNMQFGDATVVLNERGKNSVVDLAPRADELDVDVVEDVLITHRSTGMKILAAPLRPEYAENVNGDHFAKILAQLRRQYSYVIVDAQSYLSDVILSAFDASSLVILLATQDIPAINNARLFLDLSEVVGLERDRIIFILNKYDKRISITPEAIGDNLRQPVALALPLDQRVVVPSVNRGVPFILNDKKRPISRSILDLAEMVRLKLAEIEAAHDE